From Zingiber officinale cultivar Zhangliang chromosome 5B, Zo_v1.1, whole genome shotgun sequence, the proteins below share one genomic window:
- the LOC121986763 gene encoding protein enabled homolog translates to MHSPISDEVDQPPSQMRIDQLTSQLAEKERELELMSRDRARQLAALQDMDSLYRLAKSRVHAEKVMKEEYQSDLQYQLSRLEHLQREHETELSLLRTCLNVKQDTIAQQQAVIDSLHAELARALNAPEAPESLDISSRGMAAILRSFASQEKPSVVVLQALNEELTQGLSSDPAASVGLPPSESQTSDAVVTSTLIEPPAPSPADSSLLRVSDRPATGPSPAGQVPSPLPTIKLCLARKGKRVAPVTATSPPPPRRQRVVGISSPSRSSDTSLAQEKASDMEIADPSLDLTAPVPVQSLLPAPPSPSGEQPQGSMTPPASSLLLPTSSASPAHELPSTELAFEASWRLPSETDPAYAPAAALSSILGRVDFYGDLATSWQLANRQFWESSSPLEGFDQIAHSLVAVSSFSSPGHSYIYVTPFLFRWPFADLFREFERRSTSGRALARECGTQGPSSGTRAPCGFLGSS, encoded by the exons ATGCATTCCCCCATTTCTGATGAGGTTGATCAACCCCCCTCCCAAATGCGGATAGATCAACTCACCTCACAACTTGCCGAGAAAGAACGCGAACTGGAGCTCATGTCCAGGGATCGAGCTCGTCAGCTGGCTGCCTTGCAGGACATGGACTCCCTGTATCGTCTTGCAAAATCTCGCGTGCATGCGGAAAAGGTGATGAAGGAAGAATACCAGTCTGATCTGCAATACCAACTTAGCCGCCTAGAACATTTGCAACGAGAGCATGAGACGGAGCTATCTCTTCTCCGCACGTGCCTTAACGTCAAGCAAGACACAATCGCTCAGCAACAAGCAGTGATCGACTCCTTACACGCGGAGCTGGCTCGAGCTTTGAACGCCCCAGAGGCTCCTGAGTCCCTCGACATTTCTTCACGTGGCA TGGCTGCCATTCTCCGTTCTTTTGCCAGCCAAGAAAAACCCTCCGTGGtcgttctgcaagctctgaatgAAGAGCTAACACAAGGCCTATCTTCTGATCCCGCTGCTTCCGTCGGTCTGCCGCCTTCGGAATCCCAAACTTCTGATGCGGTGGTCACCTCGACACTTATTGAACCACCTGCTCCCAGCCCTGCAGACTCATCCCTACTCCGAGTCTCTGATCGACCTGCAACTGGACCATCGCCAGCAGGACAAGTGCCCTCTCCTCTTCCTACTATAAAGTTGTGTCTTGCACGCAAGGGCAAGAGAGTAGCACCGGTCACCGCAACTTCTCCGCCACCCCCTCGCCGCCAGCGTGTAGTTGGCATCTCTTCTCCTTCCAGGTCCTCGGATACAAGCTTGGCCCAGGAGAAGGCCTCTGATATGGAAATTGCAGACCCGTCCTTGGACCTGACAGCTCCGGTGCCGGTCCAGAGCTTATTACCTGCCCCGCCTTCGCCCTCTGGCGAACAGCCCCAGGGCTCGATGACTCCCCcagcctcttctcttcttctgccTACAAGCTCAGCCTCACCGGCCCATGAACTGCCTTCCACGGAGCTAGCTTTCGAGGCTTCCTGGAGACTTCCCTCCGAGACCGATCCGGCTTATGCACCTGCTGCCGCCCTATCTTCTATCCTTGGTAGGGTTGACTTCTATGGGGACTTGGCTACCTCCTGGCAATTAGCAAATCGTCAGTTCTGGGAGAGCAGTTCCCCTTTGGAGGGGTTTGATCAAATCGCCCATTCCTTGGTAGCGGTAAGCTCCTTTTCTTCTCCTGGGCATTCATACATTTATGTAACCCCCTTTCTCTTCCGATGGCCGTTTGCAGACCTGTTCCGCGAGTTTGAGCGCCGTTCAACAAGCGGCCGAGCTTTAGCGAGAGAATGCGGTACTCAAGGCCCGTCTTCGGGAACTAGAGCCCCCTGTGGCTTCCTCGGCTCCTCCTGA